One genomic window of Gallaecimonas sp. GXIMD4217 includes the following:
- a CDS encoding DUF2721 domain-containing protein codes for MGLTLTTPAVLFPAISLLLLAYSNRFLHLASLIRSMHDKAHDERIRRQIDNFRIRIKLIKRMQETGAMSFLFCVFTMLALYVGWSQLGWWLFGLSLLLLIYSLWLSVREIHISVKALDIHLDELS; via the coding sequence ATGGGCCTGACCCTGACCACGCCGGCGGTGCTGTTCCCGGCGATTTCGCTGTTGCTGCTGGCCTACTCCAACCGCTTTTTGCACCTGGCCAGCCTGATCCGCTCCATGCACGACAAGGCCCATGACGAGCGGATCCGCCGCCAGATAGACAACTTCCGCATTCGCATCAAGCTCATCAAGCGCATGCAGGAGACCGGCGCCATGAGCTTCCTGTTCTGCGTCTTCACCATGCTGGCCCTCTATGTGGGCTGGTCCCAGCTGGGCTGGTGGCTGTTCGGGCTGTCGCTGCTGCTGCTGATCTACTCGCTGTGGCTGTCGGTGCGGGAGATCCACATCTCGGTCAAGGCCCTGGACATCCACCTGGATGAGCTGAGCTGA
- the gltB gene encoding glutamate synthase large subunit, which produces MLEGHDNCGFGLIAHTQGQESHRLIRLAMQGLGRLQHRGGVAADGKTGDGCGLLLRLPVDFFRTLAAEQDWRLSRRFAVGMLFLPRDPDRAAQVRQLLEKELEVETLSIAGWRPVPVDESVLGPIAHGCRPRIEQVLVNAPPGWRKRELERRLFMARRRLEKRLTDQGLDAYVVSLSCLVIVYKALVLAADLPRFYPDLADLRLTSSICLFHQRFSTNTLPRWPLAQPFRYLAHNGEINTIAGNRHWARARAYKLASPLLPDLPQARPFICEDGSDSQSMDNMLELLLAGGMDLFRAMRLIMPPAWEQDGTLSDERKAFFEFNSMHMEPWDGPAGVVMCDGRFAACQLDRNGLRPARWVQTDDGLFTLASEVGIWDYAADEVVAKGRVGPGQLLAVDSYSGRIWQSDAIDDELGARHPYRDWLERSHQELVPFEALPASQAGQRDFGDDRLRRYQKHFGLSREELHEVLLVLGRDGKEPIGSMGDDTPLAVLSNQPRSLYDYFRQRFAQVTNPPMDPLREAFVMSLTTCIGREHNVFCETAGLGRRVQFASPVLLYSDLRQLQNLDQAHFKSHRLSLAFPDDQPMDQAITALCDQAERAARQGAVLLVLTDRDIDQDRLQIPAPLAVGAVQQRLVTRELRCDTNILVESATVRDAHHFAVLLGLGATAVYPYLAFESLAALADGGHLEADAKTVLLNYRNGIDAGLRKILSKMGISTIASYRGSALFDQLGLAEEISALCFPRLTSPIGGDGFDALSAQQRQWRDQAGLPGPLPLGGLLKFMPGGEFHAWQPQVVQLLQEAVQSPSPEAWQGYSDQVHARPVTYLRDLLSVQSDRPPISLEEVEPAEALYPRFDTAAMSIGALSPEAHQALARAMNTLGGRSNSGEGGEAPARRRSEARSKIRQIASGRFGVTPEYLATAEVLQIKMAQGAKPGEGGQLPGHKVTAEIAALRHATVGTTLISPPPHHDIYSIEDLAQLIFDLRAVNPRASISVKLVAVQGVGTIACGVAKAGADHITLSGYDGGTGASPLSSIKYAGSPWELGLAESHQALIREGLRDQVTLQVDGGLKTGRDVIKAALLGADSFGFGTAPMVALGCRYLRICHLNNCATGVATQDQRLRRDHFLGVQEQVQHFFQMLAQEVRQQLAELGVASLAKLRGKAHWLRPRGELDLSRLTTRAQGPDFPIVRHRPEPGLNAAILADAEAAGAGRQPWLAHYPINNTDRAVPAALAGRLALDFGDTGSPQPIHLNFRGQAGQSFGAFLVPGMEVRLTGDANDYVAKGMAGGTLVLQPPGGSRFEASQSLIMGNTCLFGATGGQLFAAGQAGERFAVRNSGATAVVEGLGDHGCEYMTAGLVMVLGATGRNFGAGMTGGLALVLDLDPLYLSAEPLQVKGAGQVAGASVLIKRLLQSHLEHSRSAQALALLDDWPASLARFSLVGPKGQAMSRYLPSAEEVV; this is translated from the coding sequence ATGCTTGAAGGACACGACAACTGCGGTTTCGGCCTCATCGCCCACACCCAGGGCCAGGAGAGTCATCGCCTGATCCGCCTGGCCATGCAGGGCCTGGGCCGGCTCCAGCACAGGGGCGGTGTCGCCGCCGACGGCAAGACAGGTGACGGCTGCGGCCTGCTGCTGCGCCTGCCCGTTGATTTCTTCCGTACCCTGGCCGCCGAGCAGGACTGGCGCCTGTCCCGGCGCTTTGCCGTCGGCATGCTGTTCCTGCCCCGGGATCCGGACCGGGCCGCCCAGGTCCGCCAGTTGCTGGAAAAGGAGCTGGAGGTGGAGACCCTGTCCATCGCCGGCTGGCGACCGGTGCCGGTGGACGAAAGCGTACTGGGCCCCATCGCCCACGGCTGCCGGCCCCGTATCGAGCAGGTGCTGGTCAATGCCCCGCCGGGCTGGCGCAAGCGGGAGCTGGAGCGGCGGCTGTTTATGGCCCGCCGGCGGCTCGAAAAGCGGCTCACCGATCAGGGCTTGGACGCCTACGTGGTGTCGCTGTCCTGCCTGGTCATCGTCTACAAGGCCCTGGTGCTGGCCGCGGATCTGCCCCGCTTCTACCCGGATCTGGCCGACCTGCGCCTGACCAGCTCCATCTGCCTGTTCCACCAGCGCTTCTCCACCAATACCCTGCCGCGCTGGCCCCTGGCCCAGCCCTTTCGCTACCTGGCCCACAACGGCGAGATCAACACCATCGCCGGCAACCGCCACTGGGCCCGGGCCAGGGCCTACAAGCTGGCCTCGCCGCTGCTGCCGGATCTGCCCCAGGCCAGGCCCTTCATTTGCGAGGACGGCTCCGACTCCCAGTCCATGGACAACATGCTGGAGCTGCTGCTGGCCGGCGGCATGGATCTGTTCCGGGCCATGCGCCTGATCATGCCACCGGCCTGGGAGCAGGACGGCACCCTCAGCGACGAGCGCAAGGCCTTCTTCGAATTCAACTCCATGCACATGGAGCCCTGGGACGGCCCGGCCGGGGTGGTGATGTGCGACGGCCGCTTCGCCGCCTGCCAGCTGGACCGCAACGGCCTGCGTCCGGCCCGCTGGGTGCAGACCGACGACGGCCTGTTCACCCTGGCCTCGGAGGTAGGGATCTGGGACTACGCCGCCGACGAGGTGGTGGCCAAGGGCCGGGTCGGCCCCGGCCAGCTGCTGGCCGTGGACAGCTACAGCGGCCGGATCTGGCAGTCGGACGCCATAGACGACGAGCTGGGCGCCCGCCATCCCTACCGGGACTGGCTGGAAAGATCCCACCAGGAGCTGGTGCCCTTCGAGGCCCTGCCCGCCAGCCAGGCCGGCCAGCGCGACTTCGGCGACGACCGGCTCAGGCGCTACCAGAAGCATTTCGGGCTGAGCCGGGAGGAGCTCCATGAGGTGCTGCTGGTGCTGGGCCGGGACGGCAAGGAGCCCATCGGCTCCATGGGCGACGACACTCCCCTGGCGGTGCTGTCAAACCAGCCCCGCAGCCTCTACGACTACTTCCGCCAGCGCTTCGCCCAGGTCACCAACCCGCCCATGGATCCGCTGCGCGAAGCCTTCGTGATGTCGCTGACCACCTGCATCGGCCGCGAGCACAACGTCTTCTGCGAGACCGCGGGCCTCGGCCGGCGGGTGCAGTTCGCCTCGCCGGTGCTGCTCTACTCGGATCTGCGCCAGCTGCAGAACCTGGATCAGGCCCACTTCAAGAGTCACCGGCTGTCCCTGGCCTTCCCGGACGACCAGCCCATGGACCAGGCCATCACGGCGCTTTGCGATCAGGCCGAGCGGGCCGCCCGCCAGGGCGCCGTGCTGCTGGTGCTCACCGATCGCGACATAGACCAGGACAGGCTGCAGATCCCGGCGCCCCTGGCCGTGGGCGCCGTGCAGCAGCGCCTGGTGACCAGGGAGCTGCGCTGCGACACCAACATCCTGGTGGAATCCGCCACCGTACGCGACGCCCACCACTTCGCGGTGCTGCTGGGCCTGGGCGCCACCGCCGTCTATCCCTACCTGGCCTTCGAGAGCCTGGCGGCCCTGGCCGACGGCGGCCACCTGGAGGCCGACGCCAAGACGGTGCTGCTCAACTACCGCAACGGCATCGACGCCGGCCTGCGCAAGATCCTCTCCAAGATGGGCATCAGCACCATCGCCAGCTACCGGGGCTCGGCCCTGTTCGATCAACTGGGCCTGGCCGAGGAGATCAGCGCCCTGTGCTTCCCGCGCCTGACCAGCCCCATCGGCGGCGACGGCTTCGATGCCCTTAGTGCCCAGCAGCGGCAATGGCGGGATCAGGCCGGCCTGCCCGGCCCCCTGCCGCTGGGCGGCCTGCTCAAGTTCATGCCCGGCGGTGAGTTCCACGCCTGGCAGCCCCAGGTGGTGCAGCTGCTGCAGGAAGCGGTACAAAGCCCGAGCCCCGAGGCCTGGCAGGGCTACAGCGACCAGGTCCACGCCAGACCGGTGACCTACCTGCGCGATCTGCTGAGCGTCCAAAGCGATCGCCCGCCCATTTCCCTGGAAGAGGTGGAGCCGGCCGAGGCCCTCTACCCCCGCTTCGACACCGCCGCCATGTCCATCGGCGCCCTCTCCCCCGAGGCCCACCAGGCCCTGGCCAGGGCCATGAACACCCTGGGCGGCCGCTCCAACAGCGGCGAGGGCGGTGAGGCCCCCGCCCGGCGCCGCTCTGAGGCCCGCTCCAAGATCCGCCAAATCGCCTCCGGCCGCTTCGGGGTCACCCCGGAATACCTGGCCACCGCCGAGGTGCTGCAGATCAAGATGGCCCAGGGTGCCAAGCCCGGCGAGGGCGGCCAGCTGCCCGGCCACAAGGTCACCGCCGAAATCGCCGCGCTGCGCCACGCCACGGTCGGCACCACGCTGATCTCGCCGCCGCCCCACCATGACATCTACTCCATCGAGGATCTGGCCCAGCTGATCTTCGACTTGCGGGCCGTCAACCCCAGGGCCAGCATCAGCGTCAAGCTGGTGGCGGTGCAGGGGGTGGGCACCATCGCCTGTGGCGTGGCCAAGGCCGGCGCCGATCACATCACCCTGTCCGGCTACGACGGCGGCACCGGCGCCAGCCCGCTCAGTTCCATCAAGTACGCCGGCTCGCCCTGGGAGCTGGGCCTGGCCGAAAGCCATCAGGCGCTGATCCGCGAGGGCCTGCGCGACCAGGTAACGCTGCAGGTGGACGGCGGCCTCAAGACCGGCCGCGACGTCATCAAGGCGGCCCTGCTCGGCGCCGACAGCTTCGGCTTCGGCACCGCCCCCATGGTGGCCCTGGGTTGCCGCTACCTGCGCATCTGCCACCTCAACAACTGCGCCACCGGCGTCGCCACCCAGGACCAGCGCCTGCGCCGGGATCACTTCCTGGGCGTCCAGGAGCAGGTCCAGCACTTCTTCCAGATGCTGGCCCAGGAGGTGCGCCAGCAGCTGGCCGAGCTGGGCGTGGCCTCGCTGGCCAAGCTCAGGGGCAAGGCCCACTGGCTCAGGCCCCGCGGCGAGCTGGACCTGAGCCGGCTCACCACCCGGGCCCAGGGGCCGGACTTTCCCATAGTCCGCCACCGGCCTGAGCCCGGCCTCAATGCCGCCATCCTGGCCGATGCCGAAGCGGCCGGGGCCGGCCGCCAGCCCTGGCTGGCCCACTACCCCATCAACAACACCGACAGGGCCGTGCCCGCCGCCCTGGCCGGCAGGCTGGCCCTGGACTTCGGCGATACCGGCTCGCCCCAGCCCATCCACCTTAATTTCCGGGGCCAGGCCGGCCAGAGCTTCGGCGCCTTCCTGGTGCCGGGCATGGAGGTGCGACTGACCGGCGACGCCAACGACTACGTGGCCAAGGGCATGGCCGGCGGCACCCTGGTGCTGCAGCCCCCCGGCGGCAGCCGCTTCGAGGCCAGCCAGAGCCTGATCATGGGCAACACCTGCCTGTTCGGCGCCACTGGCGGCCAGCTCTTTGCCGCCGGCCAGGCCGGGGAGCGCTTCGCGGTGCGCAACAGCGGCGCCACCGCCGTGGTGGAGGGCCTCGGCGACCACGGCTGCGAATACATGACCGCCGGCCTGGTGATGGTGCTGGGCGCCACCGGCCGCAACTTCGGCGCCGGCATGACCGGCGGCCTGGCCCTGGTGCTGGATCTGGATCCCCTCTACCTGAGCGCCGAGCCGCTGCAGGTCAAGGGCGCCGGCCAGGTGGCGGGGGCCAGCGTGCTGATCAAGCGGCTGCTGCAGAGCCACCTGGAGCACAGCCGGTCGGCCCAGGCCCTGGCCCTGCTGGACGACTGGCCCGCCAGCCTGGCCCGTTTCAGCCTGGTCGGCCCCAAGGGCCAGGCCATGAGCCGTTACCTGCCCAGCGCCGAGGAGGTGGTATGA
- a CDS encoding cobalamin biosynthesis protein: MNWPELLAPWAAWLAALLLPLTPPWQVWRQLAEGLAAKVNRPNRSPYQRRLAGILAWALLWLPFSALVWLLGALAQLDWLLGAFWLYLALSDGRQAGLRALVQALAGGQHQYAKTLLAGQLKRDTDRLSPLGLAKAGIHWQLRLLSDQLLLVTIAVLVDPALALVLRLALELGEAWHPARPGLGPFGNLAATLAAALRQLATPLVQLWLVLPLSPGALAGPGRPWLLAATGRALDCELGGPVLLAGRRQFRPRVGGRAAPSGQHLVRLNRMAALSLPLWLLVLTLARASWQWLGWQ; encoded by the coding sequence GTGAACTGGCCTGAGCTGCTGGCCCCCTGGGCGGCCTGGCTGGCCGCCCTGCTGCTGCCGCTGACGCCGCCCTGGCAAGTCTGGCGGCAGCTGGCCGAGGGCCTCGCCGCCAAGGTCAACAGGCCAAACCGCAGTCCCTACCAGCGCCGGCTGGCCGGGATCCTGGCCTGGGCACTGCTGTGGCTGCCGTTTTCGGCCCTGGTCTGGCTGCTGGGCGCCCTGGCCCAGCTTGACTGGCTGCTGGGGGCCTTCTGGCTCTACCTGGCCCTGAGCGATGGCCGCCAGGCCGGGCTCAGGGCCCTGGTCCAGGCCCTGGCCGGCGGCCAGCACCAGTACGCCAAGACGCTGCTGGCCGGCCAGCTCAAGCGCGACACCGACCGTCTCTCCCCCCTGGGCCTGGCCAAGGCCGGCATCCACTGGCAGCTGCGCCTGCTCAGCGACCAGCTGCTGCTGGTGACCATCGCCGTACTGGTCGACCCGGCCCTGGCCCTGGTCCTGCGCCTGGCCCTGGAGCTGGGCGAGGCCTGGCACCCGGCCCGCCCCGGCCTGGGCCCCTTCGGCAACCTGGCCGCGACCCTGGCCGCCGCCCTGCGCCAGCTGGCGACGCCCCTGGTACAGCTGTGGCTGGTGCTGCCGCTGTCGCCCGGGGCCCTGGCCGGCCCCGGCCGGCCCTGGCTGCTGGCCGCCACCGGCCGGGCCCTGGACTGCGAGCTGGGCGGCCCCGTGCTGCTGGCCGGTCGCCGCCAGTTCCGGCCCAGGGTCGGCGGCCGGGCCGCCCCTTCGGGCCAGCACCTGGTCCGGCTCAACCGCATGGCCGCCCTCAGCCTGCCGCTGTGGCTGCTGGTACTGACCCTGGCCAGGGCCAGCTGGCAATGGCTGGGCTGGCAGTAA
- a CDS encoding nuclear transport factor 2 family protein, which translates to MRTLLYPLLLLLLALPARAQDALNLARDYLQAYTAMDYGRLETFYHFDARFEDPGADVQGNGQYLSGRKAIMAFLRQSQQGVAQIRFVEDQHLVIGNWVVFIGEYHYLVSGPQFGLDAQPVWLVIKGITELKVDTGSGQVRVHRDMLDYESMPEQLQ; encoded by the coding sequence ATGAGAACACTGCTGTATCCCTTGCTGCTGCTGTTGCTGGCCCTGCCCGCCCGGGCCCAGGACGCCCTCAACCTGGCCCGGGACTATCTGCAGGCCTATACCGCCATGGATTACGGCCGCCTGGAAACCTTCTACCACTTCGATGCCCGCTTCGAAGACCCCGGTGCCGACGTCCAGGGCAACGGCCAGTACCTGAGTGGCCGCAAGGCGATCATGGCCTTCCTGCGCCAGTCCCAGCAGGGGGTGGCCCAGATCCGCTTCGTGGAAGACCAGCACCTGGTCATCGGCAACTGGGTGGTGTTCATCGGCGAATACCATTACCTGGTATCCGGGCCCCAGTTCGGCCTGGACGCCCAGCCGGTATGGCTGGTGATCAAGGGCATCACCGAGCTCAAGGTGGACACAGGCTCGGGCCAGGTGCGGGTGCACCGGGACATGCTGGACTACGAGTCCATGCCCGAACAGCTGCAATGA
- a CDS encoding trimeric intracellular cation channel family protein: protein MATWFYWLDLFGVVVFALSGVLMAGRLRLDPFGVLVLATVTAIGGGTIRDVLIGARPLFWIADPTYLWVILATVAASIMLLDHFARTTEWLSGRLTSRGLSPRTILLWADAFGLALFTVLGTQKALSFDSPAIVAVGMGLLTGVAGGMIRDLLGGAMPLILQREIYATAAIAGASTQVVLLSFGLPSLAALWAGLATTLLLRLAAIKWHLSLPPFDLNRQP from the coding sequence ATGGCGACCTGGTTCTATTGGCTGGATCTGTTCGGGGTGGTGGTGTTCGCCCTGTCCGGGGTGCTGATGGCCGGCCGGCTGCGCCTGGATCCCTTCGGGGTGCTGGTGCTGGCCACGGTCACCGCCATCGGCGGCGGCACCATCCGCGACGTGCTGATCGGCGCCCGGCCCCTGTTCTGGATAGCGGATCCCACCTATCTCTGGGTGATCCTGGCCACGGTGGCGGCCTCCATCATGCTGCTGGATCACTTCGCCCGCACCACCGAGTGGCTGAGCGGCCGCCTCACCAGCCGCGGCCTGTCGCCGCGTACCATACTGCTGTGGGCCGACGCCTTCGGCCTGGCCCTGTTCACGGTGCTGGGCACCCAGAAGGCGCTCAGCTTCGACAGCCCGGCCATAGTGGCGGTGGGCATGGGCCTGCTGACCGGGGTGGCCGGCGGCATGATCCGCGATCTGCTGGGGGGCGCCATGCCGCTGATCCTGCAGCGGGAGATCTACGCCACCGCCGCCATCGCCGGCGCCAGCACCCAGGTGGTGCTGCTTTCCTTTGGGCTGCCGTCCCTGGCCGCGCTCTGGGCCGGCCTGGCCACCACCCTGCTGCTGCGCCTGGCCGCCATCAAATGGCACCTGTCCCTGCCGCCCTTCGACCTGAACCGCCAGCCATGA
- a CDS encoding rhodanese-like domain-containing protein translates to MRQLILAVALLAPAAWAVEDIDAQTLLSQPQAERLILDVRTPEEFADGHVPNAVNISHTELEGRLAEVLAYQDKPVVVYCRSGRRAGIAADILEKAGFSQVQHLVGDWKGWQAEQLPVSKED, encoded by the coding sequence ATGCGTCAGCTGATCCTTGCCGTCGCCCTGCTGGCCCCCGCCGCCTGGGCCGTGGAAGACATCGATGCCCAGACCCTGCTGTCCCAGCCCCAGGCCGAACGCCTGATCCTGGACGTGCGTACCCCAGAGGAGTTCGCCGACGGCCATGTGCCGAACGCCGTCAACATCTCCCACACCGAGCTGGAAGGCCGCCTGGCCGAGGTGCTGGCCTACCAGGACAAGCCGGTGGTGGTGTACTGCCGCTCCGGCCGCCGCGCCGGCATCGCCGCCGACATCCTGGAAAAGGCCGGCTTCAGCCAGGTCCAGCACCTGGTCGGCGATTGGAAGGGCTGGCAGGCCGAGCAGCTGCCGGTAAGCAAAGAGGACTGA
- the mtnN gene encoding 5'-methylthioadenosine/S-adenosylhomocysteine nucleosidase — protein MKIGIIGAMEQEVALLKSRIDNCQTEVVAGCEIYTGQLDGVEVVLMRSGIGKVAAAVATTIMVERFAPDCVINTGSAGGFDPELNVGDVVISSEVRYHDVDVTAFGYELGQVPRMPAAFKPHPVLVAAAQASIEELGDLTCKAGLITTGDIFMSDPERVEKTRAAFPGMAAVEMEAAAIAQACHQFEVPFVVIRALSDIAGKESPTSFESFLETAGRHSAEMVMAIARRLKGSELA, from the coding sequence ATGAAAATCGGCATCATCGGCGCCATGGAACAGGAAGTGGCGCTCCTGAAGAGTCGTATCGACAACTGCCAGACCGAGGTGGTCGCCGGCTGCGAGATCTACACCGGCCAGCTTGACGGCGTCGAAGTGGTGCTGATGCGCTCCGGCATCGGCAAGGTTGCCGCCGCCGTGGCCACCACCATCATGGTGGAACGCTTCGCCCCCGACTGCGTCATCAACACCGGTTCCGCCGGCGGCTTCGATCCCGAGCTCAACGTCGGCGACGTGGTGATTTCCAGCGAGGTCCGCTACCACGACGTGGACGTGACCGCCTTCGGCTACGAGCTGGGCCAGGTGCCGCGCATGCCGGCCGCCTTCAAGCCCCACCCGGTCCTGGTGGCAGCAGCCCAGGCCAGCATTGAGGAGCTGGGCGACCTGACCTGCAAGGCCGGCCTGATCACCACCGGCGACATCTTCATGTCCGACCCGGAACGGGTCGAGAAGACCCGCGCCGCCTTCCCCGGCATGGCCGCCGTGGAAATGGAAGCGGCCGCCATCGCCCAGGCCTGCCACCAGTTCGAGGTGCCCTTCGTGGTGATCCGGGCCCTGTCCGACATCGCCGGCAAGGAATCCCCCACCTCCTTCGAGAGCTTCCTGGAAACCGCCGGTCGCCACTCCGCCGAGATGGTGATGGCCATCGCCCGTCGCCTCAAAGGCAGTGAACTGGCCTGA
- a CDS encoding glutamate synthase subunit beta — protein MKDPLHYLNTERQTGPVTPAEQRRRDFREPQAAQGGDDRKAQAGRCLDCGVPYCQWQCPLHNAIPRWLELARQGHDREAGELCHQSNPLPEVCGRVCPQDRLCEKACTLEGTGFGAVTIGQIERDLADRLLDGGWFPDLSQVPQRPQRVAVIGAGPAGIGCADRLRRAGVQVTLFDREAEIGGLLSYGIPGFKLEKSVIRRRRKVLEAMGVQLRLGQALGEQLHLAELVLDFDAVFLGLGAPRPVSADLPGQSLPGVLQASDYLRDQDIALMKEQAPHLDQAGKMVLVLGGGDTAMDCVRTALRQGAARVTLVYRRDRDAMPGSPRELRYAEEEGVELRFLAQPLAILGEDRVTGVELQRTVLGEADAQGRRRPEPVTDGRFTLACDTLIQAFGFKVAPVPGLAELGVLTDEHGRVLAPGGRTSHPKVFAGGDLVLGADLVVTALAQGMRGAQAILASLGVNGDHSLMYHEAV, from the coding sequence ATGAAAGATCCCCTGCATTACCTGAACACCGAGCGCCAAACCGGCCCCGTCACCCCGGCCGAGCAGCGACGCCGGGATTTTCGCGAGCCCCAGGCCGCCCAGGGCGGCGACGACCGCAAGGCCCAGGCCGGCCGTTGCCTGGACTGCGGCGTACCCTACTGCCAGTGGCAGTGCCCGCTGCACAACGCCATTCCCCGCTGGCTGGAACTGGCCCGCCAGGGCCACGACCGCGAGGCCGGCGAGCTCTGCCACCAGAGCAACCCCCTGCCGGAGGTGTGCGGCCGGGTCTGTCCCCAGGACAGGCTCTGCGAAAAGGCCTGCACCCTGGAGGGCACCGGCTTTGGCGCCGTCACCATTGGCCAGATCGAAAGGGATCTGGCCGACAGGCTGCTCGACGGCGGCTGGTTCCCTGACTTGAGCCAGGTGCCCCAGCGGCCGCAAAGGGTGGCGGTGATCGGCGCCGGTCCGGCCGGCATCGGCTGTGCCGATAGGCTGCGCCGGGCCGGGGTGCAGGTAACCCTGTTCGACAGGGAGGCCGAGATCGGCGGCCTGCTCAGCTACGGCATCCCCGGCTTCAAGCTGGAAAAGTCGGTGATCCGCCGCCGCAGGAAGGTGCTGGAGGCCATGGGCGTGCAGTTGCGCCTGGGCCAGGCCCTGGGCGAACAGCTCCATCTGGCCGAGCTGGTCTTGGACTTCGATGCCGTCTTCCTGGGCCTGGGCGCGCCCAGGCCGGTGTCGGCGGATCTGCCCGGCCAAAGCCTGCCCGGGGTGCTCCAGGCCAGCGACTACCTGCGCGACCAGGACATCGCCCTGATGAAGGAGCAGGCCCCGCACCTGGACCAGGCCGGCAAGATGGTGCTGGTGCTGGGCGGCGGCGACACCGCCATGGACTGCGTGCGCACCGCCCTCCGCCAGGGCGCCGCCAGGGTGACCCTGGTCTATCGCCGCGACCGGGACGCCATGCCCGGCTCCCCCCGGGAGCTGCGCTACGCCGAAGAAGAGGGGGTCGAGCTGCGCTTTTTGGCCCAGCCGCTGGCGATCCTGGGTGAGGACCGGGTGACCGGGGTCGAGCTGCAACGGACGGTGCTGGGCGAAGCCGATGCCCAGGGCCGGCGCCGGCCAGAGCCGGTAACCGACGGCCGCTTCACCTTGGCCTGCGACACCCTGATCCAGGCCTTCGGCTTCAAGGTGGCGCCGGTGCCCGGCCTGGCCGAACTGGGGGTGCTGACCGACGAGCATGGCCGGGTGCTGGCCCCGGGCGGGCGTACCAGCCACCCCAAGGTGTTCGCCGGCGGCGATCTGGTGCTGGGGGCGGATCTGGTGGTCACCGCCCTGGCCCAGGGCATGCGGGGCGCCCAGGCGATTTTGGCCAGCCTGGGCGTTAACGGCGACCACAGCCTCATGTATCATGAGGCGGTCTAA
- the folE2 gene encoding GTP cyclohydrolase FolE2 — protein MPAKMPDIANHTKAQTEGRLDWVGMGEIAQPLCVRTDADAARPVSAKVEAFVNLIDVSAKGIHMSRLYLLLEELAAGEGLGLSALQTLLEGFVASHQDISDSARVCFRFDYHLKRDSLLSGKSGWKAYPVAVTGELVEGRFEAELAVEVPYSSTCPCSAALARQLIQAAFEDRFGASEAVSMAEVHQWLGTTEGIVATPHSQRSIAEVRVKLAEVDELPVKALVDHIEDTLKTPVQAAVKREDEQEFARLNGQNLMFVEDAARRIQHALNNLAGISDFQVRVNHLESLHAHDAVAVTTKGVPGGYRP, from the coding sequence ATGCCAGCCAAGATGCCGGATATCGCCAACCACACCAAGGCGCAAACCGAAGGCCGCCTGGACTGGGTCGGCATGGGCGAGATCGCCCAGCCCCTTTGTGTTCGCACCGATGCCGATGCGGCACGTCCCGTCAGTGCCAAGGTGGAAGCCTTCGTCAACCTGATTGACGTCTCTGCCAAGGGCATCCATATGTCCCGCCTCTACCTGCTGCTGGAAGAGCTGGCCGCCGGCGAGGGCCTGGGCCTGTCCGCCCTGCAAACACTGCTGGAAGGCTTCGTGGCAAGCCACCAGGACATCAGCGACAGCGCCAGGGTCTGCTTCCGTTTCGACTACCACCTCAAGCGCGATTCCCTGCTCAGCGGCAAATCCGGCTGGAAGGCCTACCCTGTGGCCGTCACCGGCGAGCTGGTCGAGGGCCGTTTTGAGGCCGAGCTGGCCGTGGAAGTGCCCTATTCCTCCACCTGCCCCTGCTCCGCCGCCCTGGCCCGCCAGCTGATCCAGGCCGCCTTCGAGGACCGCTTCGGCGCCAGCGAGGCGGTATCCATGGCCGAGGTGCACCAGTGGCTGGGCACCACAGAAGGCATAGTGGCCACCCCCCATTCCCAGCGCTCCATCGCCGAGGTACGGGTCAAACTGGCCGAGGTCGACGAGCTGCCGGTCAAGGCCCTGGTGGACCATATCGAGGACACCCTCAAGACCCCGGTCCAGGCCGCCGTCAAGCGCGAGGACGAACAGGAATTCGCCCGCCTCAACGGCCAGAACCTGATGTTCGTGGAGGACGCCGCCCGCCGGATCCAGCACGCCCTGAACAACCTGGCCGGCATCAGCGACTTCCAGGTCAGGGTCAACCACCTGGAGAGCCTCCATGCCCACGACGCCGTGGCCGTGACCACCAAGGGCGTCCCCGGCGGCTATCGCCCCTGA